The Halostagnicola larsenii XH-48 region GCCGTCGTGGTGGCTCTGTTCGGACTCTACCGCATCGTCATCGTCAAAATCCGCGTCAACCTCTTGCTGTTCGGATTCGTCGTAGCTTCCGAATCCCATACAGTGTCTCATACGACCCGGGGCATCAAAAGTTTCGTGGGTCAGACGCCTATCAGTTTTCGTGAATATCGACGCCAGTATTATACCGACGGCTCCCAAGAAATCGCCTATGGAGGTCCATCACGTCACCGAGGATGCCGAGACGTTCACCTGCAACGCCTTTCTCGTTCGTGGCGACCGAACGACACTTGTCGACGCGGGCGCGTGGGAGGGCGTCGTCGACGAGGTGCGATCCCACCTCGAGGGCGAATCCCTCGACGACATCGTTCTGACGCACCAGCACGGTGACCACGTCGCGGAACTCGAGGCCGTTTGCGACGCCTTCGACCCCGACGTATACGCGTACGCGGCCCATTCGCTTCGAACGCACGAGATCGACGACGGCGACGCGGTTCGGATCGGCGACGAATCCTTCGAGGTCGTCTACACGCCCGGCCACGCCGACGATCACGTCTCTCTGGTCTCGGAGACGACGCTGTTTTCGGGCGACGTGGTCGTCCACGACGACGGCGCGTTCGACTACGGGAGCTTCGGCCGGACCGACATGGCCGGCCAGTCCCGCGAGCGGCTCATCGAGAGCCTCGAGGAACTGCTCTCGCGTCTGTCTAACTCTGTCAAACACATGTACGCGGGCCACGGCGGCGTCTTCCACGGCGACGTCACGGACGTGGTCGAGACGGCGCTCGAGCGAGCCGAAAAACGCGAGCCGAAGTACCCAGACGAGTGAGCGGGTGATCTCGAGGATCGTCGATCCCTGCGACCGAACCAGTCGCTCGAGAATCGTCGAGTCGAAATCGAGTGAGAAAACCGCCGATTATGCCGCGCGCGCTTCCTTGGCTTTCGGGCGGAGCTTCTTGTAGCCGCACTTGCGACAGCGGTTCGCCCCTTTCGAGTTGCGAGCGTTACAGCGCATGCAGATCATCTTCTCGAGCATTCGTTTTTCCGCAGCGTCGAAACTGGCCATGCAGGTGGGTTGGCCGGTGGCGCATATAATGGCTGCGGTCCGTACTGACGGTCGTTTTCAGGGGGTCCGACGGGAACCAGTGCGTCGCCCTCACTCGTCGGCCAGGTAGTCGTCCTGCACGGCGACGATATCGCTCGAGTCCGTACACGCGGCGTACCGATCGAGCGGTTCCTCGTTGAGCGTCAGGAAGGTCTCGCCCCAGCGGAACGGCTCGAGGAGGTCCGCGGCCGCCTCGGCTTCTCCGAAGATGCGCAGCGCCCCGGCGAGCGCTTCGACGGTCGTCAGTTGGAAGGGGCGGCCGTAGTTGATAGGGTTGGCGGCGACGAGAAAGGGCAGCGCGCGGTGGACGCCGTTCATCGAGAACGACGCCTCCTCGGCGGACTCCCACGAGCAATCCAGAGCGACGAGCGTTCCGAGGCCGTCCTCGGCGTCCGCGGGCGAGAGCGCCTGCTCCGCGTGGGGATTGAGGACGACCCCGTAGGGTACCTGTCGCATCGACCGATGGAGGATCGCCCGGTCGAACTTCTCGAGGCGACGGGCGGTGCACTTGTCGGGGTCGTCGTCGCCTTCGTAGTAGACGTGACACTCCACACCCGGTGTAGGCGGGGCCGGGAGAAAAATCGTGTGACTCGAGCAAACCCGCCGACTCACACCGTCGACGAATCGGAAGGCGACTTGTGGATCGTCTCCCCGCGATTCAGCCGGGCAGCGATCGTGAACGTCTGTTCGGCCTCCCGGCGAGTCGGAAAGTGTGCCGCCAGATACCGTGCCGTCGCGATCAGGGGGACCCATCGGCGGTCCGCGTCTTCACCTCGCTCTCGAGCCAGTTCGAACTGCTCGAATGCGGCCTCGAGGTTCTGGAGCGTGTGGAACCCGGCGTCTTCGCGCAGGAGGCCGTGGCCCAGCGTTCGCTTCAGTTCGTCCGCGTCGCCGTCGCAGGCGACGAACTCGGCCACGAGACGACCGGCCCGGTCGACCTCGCCCTCGGCGTCGAACGTCTCGAGGAGGTCCTCGAGAATTGCGTCGGGGTCGCGTCCAGTCTCATTTTCCTCGGGGTCGGGGATCGGGGCTGGCGGCGTGTTGAGGAATCGATCGAGGTAGACGTTGATCGCGACGTCGAAGACGGCCCGGTAGAGTTCGATCGCATCGGTCCGGCGGGTCGACTGGTGGACCGCGTTGGCGTAGGTGAACGTGTGGTGGACGGTGTTCCAGTCGGAGAACTCGTTCGCCGTCCCGAACTGCGCGACGCGGGTCGCGGCCGCGTGAACGACTTCGGCGGCGAGCGCTTCGGTCGTCGCCCCCGCGCGGACGGCGTCGGCCAGGGCGTCTACGATCGCCTCCGGATCGTCCCCGAGCAGCGTCGGCTGAAAGTCCTCGGGCGGCGACCACGACGAACCCGTTCCGCCTCCCGCGCTCGCCAGTGTCTCGAGCCCGCTCGTCTCGGTCACGTCGCCGCCGTAGACCTCCTCGAGCAGCGCCACGAGATCGACCGGCTGTCGCCACGACGACCGCTCGTCGCTTCGGGAGGCCGTCGCGAGCGGTTCGACCAGACTCGCGAGCGTCGTCGGGGCGTGCTCCCAGCCGACGTGCTCGAGCGTTTCGAAGGCCTTGTTCGCGAAATCGAGCACGTGCCCGGTCGAGAGATAGGGATGGTCCGTGGCGGCCGCGAAAACCAGTTCCGCGACCGCCGCCTCGTCGTACCCGGCGGCGACCGCCGTGCGCAGACACCGCTCCGCGCCGTCTGCGTCCCGCACTTCGATACACTCGCGGAACCAGGATTTCAGCCGCTCGAGGGAGACATCCGTCGTCGAGAACGCGGGCTGGGAAACGGTCGGCGGTTCGCCGTCGCAGTCGATCGCGACGTGGCGAACACCGGTATAGAGCGCCCGCTTTCGGTCTTCGGACGCTACGTCATCCATCACGTTCGCCATGCAACCGAGGATGGTCAGGCCGGAACTCCAGCCAGCCTCGCGATACTGGGTTCCGAACTCGAGAGTTCGTTCGACCGGCGAGCGGTAGTCCACGCCCGCGTCGAGCAGTCCGATCGTCGATTTGGCGAGGACGAGTCGCAGGTTCTCCGCGAGGCCCGCCTCGAGGCGGTCGGCCCAGTGTTCGTCGGGTGGCTTCTCTCGCTCCGGCGTCGGATCGACGTAGACCGTGCCGTCTCGGACCTCGACGGGATACGTCTGTACGTCGTCGGCCCACGGATCGAACGTATCGCCACACGAGAGTTCGAATCGCGCGTGGTGCCAGTGGCAGGTGAGGATGCCGTCGTCGACGGTGCCTTCGGCGAGCGGAAATCCCATGTGGGGACAGCGGTTGTCGACCGCGCGTATCTCCCCTTCGTGGGCGAAGACCGCGAGCGCTTTCCCGCCGCGGGAGATCAGGGTTCGGCCCTCCGCCTCGAGTTCCTCGAGCGACGCGACTTCGAACAGGTCGTCGGAGCTGGTAGCCATGCAACGGTCTACCACGGCATCGGTGAAAACCGTTCCCTGCACCGCGTTCGTGGCTTCGAACCGCTCGAGAACGAGCGACGTCCGAGACGCCGGTGCTTTTCACCCGCGGGGTCGAATCTCGACGCACCCATGGACGGAGACGCCCTCGTGAGACGCTACTACGACGCGCTCGACGACCACGAGTACGAGACGCTCGAGGGGCTACTGGACCCCGGTTTCGTCCAGCAACGACCGGACCGAACCTTCGAGAGCCGCGAGGCGTTCGTCCAGTTCATGCGCGAGAAACGGCCGAACCCCGACACCAGCCATGACCTCGTGGAACTGGTCGTCGACGACGACCGCGGTCGAATCGCCGCTCGAGGGCGGGTGCTCGAGGGCGAACAGGAATTATTCGAGTTCGCGGATTTCTTTGAGTTAGTGGGCGACTCGATCGTTCGGTTGGAAACGTACAGCCGATAAACGAAGAAAAGGACAGTTTCCCGTCCACCTCCAGCAGGGCGATTAGGGAGGATATCTCGAGGGACATGTGTAGACGAGGACATGATGGTTTTTAGAATGGTTTAAGATCTATTGATTCTTGATACATATCATGACGGAACAATCGGCCGGCTATGTCGGGACGCAAGACGACGTAATTCTCGGTAGGGTCGGTGCGTTCGTACTTGATTATATCCTCTCGCTCATTCTTGGAATGATTCTGGGATTTGGATTAGCGATCGCCCTCGATTCGGTCGCGGGTGTGTATCTCGGCATGCCTATCGGACTGCTCGGATACTATATTCTTCTCGAAGGGGCGACCGGGCAGACGCTTGGAAAACGTCTCGCCGGTGTTATCGTCGTCAGTCGCGATGGAAGTTCGATTACCTTTCGCCAGGCGCTCGTTCGTAATCTCCTTCGAATCGTCGATGGGATTTTGAGCTACGCGGTTGGGCTCGTCGTCATGCTCGTTAGCGACGACCGACAACGCGTCGGGGACCACGCTGCTAATACTCTCGTCGTTCGTTCGAAGCGGTAACGACTACCATTAGCGCATACCGCACGTGGTTTGAGAGGAAACTAGCAGGTTGGTACGGAAACATCCGAACCGGCCCATCGAAGAATACCGATTCACTCAGACACGTGTCAGGGCTGCTCGATAGTGGTATCCGTTATTGCTTCGTCTGATGTCGGACAGTTCCCAGCCCGTGCCGATCGTTGCGTCTCGCAATCGGGCTGGGCTAAACAAACGGAACAAGAGCGTCTTACCGACGGCGCCTTCGTACTCGCAGTGGAAGAGACGGTAGGCAAGCCCTCGCGTGGGGTCGTCTCGATAGCCAAATAACTCACCAGCGTCCTCGTGCTCGGGGTCGTGGAAGTCGATAACTGCAGTAGCGTTTGGTTTCGTGATAACGGCGAGGTCGCCGAGAAAACGCCTGAGTCCTTGCATCGATCCGGCGAGTTCGACCTGCGTCCCTTTGGCGTGGACCGACGCGAACTGGTTTCGCTCGAAAGAATCCGGGAGGGAGAACATATCCGCTTGCACCGCGTTCTCGACACCCCGGTCTCGCATCGTTTTGACGAGGAGATTGCTGATTTCGATCGCGACCGTCTCATACTGTTCTTGCCAGTAGAGCGCCTCAGATCCGACGCCTGCCCCCATATCGAGAAGTGGCCCGTCGAGCCAGGAATCGACCCACTGTTGCTTGTCACTCTCGCCTGTCACGGCTCCAAAGTAGAATTCTTCGATAGGGTGAACACGAGTTGCGGAGCCATTTCTATCTACGAGCGGTTCATTCCGTTCCCCCAGGTAGTGATCTCGGATCGCTCGTCCAAATAGGTCAGCAGTCACCATACGTGCTAACATACCTCAATTATAATAAACTCATAATGACAGCGAGTCACAGGCAACCGGCCTCTTTTCGAGCATCGAATAGGCAACGTATAGTAGCTGCTTTCAGGCCGAACAGTTGTTCGGCCCCAACTCGAGTTCGAGTCGATCCTCCGACTCGAGTTCCTCCGATATACCCCGATTGTGGCCGATGATCTCTTCGTAGTTCGAAGGCTTTTCGCCGGCGTCGGCCATCCGGTCGACGAACGCGTCTTCCTCGAGGTCGAGGATGTCGATTCCGGTTCGGGCGTCTCCAATCGTCGTTTCGATCGGCTCGCCCGGCGAGCCGTGGTCGAACTCGCCGTCTGCGGTGACGGTGACGTGGCCCGGACAGACCACGATCGATTCGGGTTCGGCGAGCACGGTGCGGTGGAGGCTTTCGTAGAGCATTCGGGCTCCCGTCTCGCCCTCGTCCTCGTTGAACTCGAGTTCCGTCCGCCCCGTCGAGTCGACGTGGAGCGTATCCGCGGTCAACAGTGCCCGGTCGTCGATCAGTATCGAGAGCATCTCGCTCGTGTGGCCCGGCGTCTCGAGCGCCTTCAGGCCGAGCGTGCCGACCTCGAGGACTTCGTTTCGCTCGAGCGGCGTGTACTCGACTTCGACGCCGCGGTCGGCGACGCGCTCGCCGAGGTAGTACGGTACCTCGAGTCGATCCGCGAGTTCGGGTCCGCCGGAGACGTGATCGGCGTGGACGTGCGTATCGATGACGCCGACGATCGAGAGCCCCGCTTCCTCGGCGGCGACCGCGAACTCGTCGGTGTCCGCGGTCGGATCGACGACGACGGCGTCTCCCGTTTCGGGACAGCCGACGAGATACGAGAGACACCCCTTGGCTCGTCGCTGCACCTGCACGAGTTCGACGGAGTCGCCGGCGGAAACCCGCGCCCGGTCGTAGACGCGACTCCAGCCTTTCATCCCGCCCTCGATGGCGGCGACCTCGTACTCGTCGGTAGCGGACTCGAGTTGGGTCGCGAGGTTGCCCGACGAGATTCCCTTCGCGCAGACGGTGAGAACGCGTTCGGTCCCGTCGACGACGCCTTCGAGTTCCTCGAGACGGCCGTCGAGGTCCTCCTCCGGGCCGAACGGGAAGTTGATCGCGCCGGCGACGTGCCACGACTCGAAGCTCTCCTCGGGACGCGTATCCAGGAGTACGTACTCCTCGTCGCCGTCCTGTAGCTCCGCGAGTCGGTCGGCCGAGAGCGTAGTGACCATGTACCGTTCTAGGGGCTCACGGCCCTAAAGGCCGCCCGGCGAGTGCAGCCTCTCAGTGCGCACGAGAAAAGCAGCGTCCGGCCTCGAACGAGAAAAACGAAAGCGCGTGTGACCGTCGGAAGCCGCGATTACTCGAGGTCGAAGCGGTCGGCCGCCATCACGCCGTGCCACGCGTCGACGAAGTCGGAGACGAGTTTTGCCTCGCCGTCTTCGGCGCCGTAGACCTCGGCGATGGCGCGGAGGCGGGAGTTCGAGCCGAAGATGAGGTCGACGCGCGTGCCCGTCCACGCGACCTCGCCGGTCTCGCGGTCGCGCAGTTCGAAGACCTCGCAGTCCTCGGAGACCGGCTCCCACTCGTAGTCCATCGAGAGGACGGTCTCGAAGAAGTCGTTGGTCAGGGTTCCCGGCTCGTCGGTGAAGACGCCGTGGTCGGAGTAGGTGGCGCCGAGGGCGCGCATGCCGCCGACCAGCGCGGTCATCTCGTCGGGCGTCAGGTCGAGCAGGTCCGCCTTGTCGACCAGTTCATCTTCGGCCGAGTTTCGGGCTTCGTCGCTCAGGTAGTTACGGAAGCCATCCGCGTCCGGCTTCAGGGCCTCGAAGGACTCCACGTCCGTCTGGGCCTCCGTGGCGTCGGTGCGGCCGGGCTCGAACGGCACCTCGACGTCGTAGCCGGCGTCGCTCGCCGCCTGCTCGACGGCCGCGTTCCCGCCGAGGACGATCAGGTCAGCCAGCGAGACGCGCACGTCGTCCGACCGCGAGTCGTTGAACTCGGTCTGGATCTCCTCGAGCGTCGAGAGGACCGTCTCGAGTTCGTCCGGTTCGTTGACCTCCCAGCTACGCTGCGGTTCGAGGCGAATACGCGCGCCGTTGGCGCCGCCGCGCTTGTCGCTGTCGCGGTAGGTCGAGGCCGCCGCCCACGCGGTCTTGACGAGTTGCGTGCGGGTGAGATCTGCGGCGAGGACGCGCTCTTTGAGGTCGTCGATCTCGGCGTCGCCGATCAGGTCGTAGTCGGCGTCCGGAAGCGGATCCTGCCAGATGAGTTCCTCGTCCGGGACCTCGGGACCGAGGAATCGCTCGGAGGGGCCCATGTCACGGTGGATCAGCTTGTACCACGCCTTCGCGAAGGTCCGCTGGAACGCGGCCGGGTCCTCCTGGAAGTGCTCTAAGACCTCGCGGAAGTCGGGATCGCGCTTCAGCGCGATGTCCGTCGTGAGCATCATCACGTCCTCTTTCGCCGACGGCTCTTCGACGCCGGGGGCGGATTCGTCGAGTTCGCCGTTCTGCGTGGTCCACTGCCAGGCGCCGCCCGGTCCCTTCTCGGGCCACCACGTGTAATCGAGCAGCGAGTCCACATAGCCCATGTCCCACTGGGTCGGCGTGGTGTTCCACGGCCCCTCGATACCGCCGGTGATCGTGTCGGCTCCCTTTCCGGAACCGTACTCGTTCTTCCAGCCCAGACCCTGTTCCTCGATCGGCGCCGCTTCGGGCTCGAGACCGACGTGTTCGTCGGCCTCGGCGGCGCCGTGAACTTTCCCGAACGTGTGCCCGCCGGCGATGAGCGCGACCGTCTCCTCGTCGCTCATCGCCATGTGGCTGAACGTCTGGCGGATGTTCTTCGCGGACGCGTCGGGGTCGGGTTCGCCGTTCGGCCCCTCGGGGTTCACGTAGATGAGGCCCATCACGGTGTTACCGAGCGGGTCCCGAAGGGCACCGTCCTCGTCGAAGCGCTCGGGAGAGGCGCCCTCCATCTCGTCTTCCGGACCCCAGTCGACGGCATCGTCGGGTGCGTAATCGTCCTCGCGACCGCCGGCGAAGCCGTACGTCTCGAAGCCCATCGACTCGAGTGCGACGTTGCCCGCCAGAACGATCAGGTCCGCCCACGAGAGCTTCTGGCCGTACTTCTGCTTGACGGGCCAGAGGAGACGACGGGCCTTGTCGAGGTTCGCGTTGTCCGGCCAACTGTTGAGGGGAGCCAGACGCTGCCGCCCGCCGGAGGCGCCGCCGCGACCGTCGCTCGTCCGGTAGGTACCGGCGCTGTGCCAAGCCATTCGGATAAACAGCGGCCCGTAGTGGCCGTAGTCGGCGGGCCACCACTCCTGCGAGTCCGTCATCAGCTCCTCGAGGTCCGCCTTGACGGCCTCGTAGTCGAGTTTCTCGAACGCCTCGGCGTAGTCGAACGCCTCGCCCATCGGGTCCGTCTGCTGTGCGTTCTGATCGAGGATGTCCAGATTCAGCGCATCTGGCCACCAGTCTCGGTCTGATTCTTGCATCATCGGGTGATTGTTACTTTGCCCTATTAAGATTGTCTAATTCGGTAACGAACTCTTCTGTTCGACCCAATTGATCTTTTCGATTTGTGAAATCATGTCAGTATCAGGTTCATAGAAGAGATCCTGTATAATCGCGAGAGCGATGGGATAGTGGGATCTGAGTGGACACTGACGCCTTCCTCAGCCGGAGTGGAGGCGAGACAATACTGGGCGCCTACTGCGGTCCGTACAGCGAATTCGGTTGACGAATCGATAGTTTTTGTTTTCGATCTCCCATACCGAATTCGGACACCGCTGCTCGAATCGGCTCAAGGAAGCAAATTCCCACCTCAGTCGTGCGGAGAGCGACGGCGATTCGAAGCTGACGAGTACGGCGACCAAACGTCCGATAACCGCTTCGAACCGCATGGTTATTCGGGCCGGAACGGGTCCGAATACCGAACCAGTAAAGGCGAGCGCACTCGTCGTCGAGCACATGACGACGACGCTCGGAACGGCGAGCGCGGAGCCCGGCGAGATCGACACGGGTCGTCTCGAGGTCGGCGAAACCCGAGACGGGAGCCCGTTCGGACTACCGGTCGCCGTGGTAAACGGCGCGGGAACCGGGAAAACGCTGTACATGCAGGCCGCAAGCGACGGCGACGAGTTGAACGGTGTCGGTGTCCTCACGCGGGTCGTTCCGCGGCTCGATCCCGCCGAAATTTCGGGAACGATCCTCATCGTCGGAATCGTCAACTACCACGCGTTTCAGGTCGCCGAACATCGAAACCCGATCGACGATACGAAGATGAACCGCGCCTATCCCGGCTCCGAGAACGGAACCTCGAGCGAGCGGATCGCCCACGCGACGTTCGACGTGGCCAAGCGGGCGGACGTTATTCTGGACCTCCATCAGGGATCGACCAGTCGGATGATCGATGAGGTCCGAGTTCGCTGTGGCAAGCGCCACCGGATGCACGAGGAGTGTCTCGAGCTCGCGAAGGCCTTCGGCTGTGGCTACGTGCTCGACCAGAAAGGACCCGACGGACAGCTCGCTCGAGCCGCCCCCGACGAGGGAATTCCGACCGTCGACCCGGAACTCGGAGGCTGTGTCGGCTGGGACGAAACCAGCGTCCAGAAGGGAACCGAGGGCGTCTTCAACGTCCTTCGGTACTACGACTTCCTCTCCGAAAGCCACGACCTGAACCGGCAGATTCGCGCGAGCAGCTTCGAACAGTACGGCTCGCCCGTCGGCGGAGTGGTCACGATCGAGAAGGAACTCGGCCAGCAGGTTCGGGCCGGCGAGACGCTGTTCGAAGTCACGACCGTCTTCGGCGAGACCAAAGCCGAGATCACCGCCGACAGCGACGGCGTGCTCTGGCGAGCGCGTCGGCTTCCGCAGGTCGCGACCGGGGAATACGTCTGCTCGGTCGGAACCGACGTCGACTCCTACTGACCATGACTGCCGATCTACTCTGTCCCGACTGCGAGACCGTTTACGAAGCGGGTCCAGACGAACCTTGGCGCTGTGACTGCGGGCACGCTCTCGAGATCCGCGAGGAACCCGCGCTGGCGGATGCGATCGATTCCCCGCCGACGGTAGACGCGAGTGCCGGACTCTGGAGCTTTGCTGACTTGCTACCGGTCGAAAAACGCGTGACCCTGCAGGAGGGATTGACGCCGCTGGTCGACGCCGATCGATGGAACGCCTCGTTCAAACTCGAGTACGTCTCTCCCACTGGATCGTTCAAGGACCGCGGCGCAACGACAACGCTCTCGAGGGCCGTCGAACTCGGCGTCGAAACGGTGATCGAGGACTCCTCTGGAAACGCGGGTGCGGCGATCGCCACCTACGCCGCTCGCGCCGGGCTCGAGGCGGAGATCTACGTTCCCGCGGACGTCAAACCCGCCAAACTGCGGGCCATCGAACGCGCCGGCGCTCGCGCCATCGAGGTAACGGGGAGCAGACAGGACGTGACGGAGGCGTGTCTCGAGGCCGTCGCGGTGGGGGACGGATGGTACGCGAGCCACTCGTGGAATCCGGCGTTTTACGCGGGAACGATGACGTTCGCGTTCGAGATCGCAGCACAGCGAGACTGGGAGGTGCCGGACGCAGTCGTGCTCCCGGTCGGACACGGAACACTCTTTCTCGGCGCGTATCGAGGCTTTTCCCGGCTTGTGGACGCGGGGATCACCGACGAAATACCGCGCCTGCTCGGCGTGCAGGCCAGCGGCTGTGCACCCGTCGTTCAACGACTCGAGGGTGACACGAGCGGCGCCGAGACGGACGACGCTACGGAGAGCGGAGACGCCACCGAGACGGCCGCGACCCTCGCCGACGGCATCCGGATCGCCGAACCCGCCCGCGAGGACGAACTCCTCGAGGCGATCGAAGCGAGTGACGGGGACGCGATCGCGGTCGGCGACGAGACGATCGAAACGACGCTCGAGTCGCTTCAGGCCAGCGGCTTCAACGTGGAACCGACGAGCGCGGTCGCGCCCGCGGGGCTCTCCCGCTATCGCGAGCGGGGGATCGTCGAACCCGACGACGACGTGGTCGTCCCGCTGACCGGCAGCGGTCTGAAGTATTCGTAAGTGAGACTACAGACGGCACGCGGCTGGAATCCGGCACGTTCGGGCCCGAACCTGTTAAACCGCAAACAATCACTCTCGAGTCCGATAAACTCATACAAACAGGACAGTAATACCGGGTTATGAATCGTCGAAGTCTGCTCGCCGGAACGGCCGCCCTCGGGGTAACGAGCGTCGCCGGCTGTCTGGGGACGTTCGGAATGGACGAACACGAAGCGTCGCCCGCGAGCGTCGACGAGAGCGCCCGCCAGGAAACCGACTACGAACAGACCGGTGTTACGGAAGACACTATCGAACAATCGGTCGGCCTCGCGATATTCTCGCAGGACGTCTCGGTGACGAACTACATCACCGAACACGAAAAGCCAGTCACGGTCGGACCGCTCACGATGGACGGCGGCGGCGGGTTTCTCGTCGTGACGACGCCGCAGGCGAGCGTGCTCGGCCAGGAGCTCAATCCCGTCAGCGACATGTCGCCAAAGGAGCTTATCGAGCGCATCGAGGGCAACTACGCGGGGATGAAAAACGTCACCCATCAGGAAGACGAGAATGTCACGATTCTCGAGCAGGAGACGACCCAGTCCCGGTTCACCGCCGAGTCGAGTTACAACGGTACGAGCGTCGAGGTATCGATACACATCAGCGAGGCCGTCGAAACCGACGAGGATCACCTCGTGACCGTCGGCATCTATCCGAACGAACGTCGCGACGAGGAAGAGCCAAATATCATCTCGCTCATGGAGTCGGTTTCCGAGGCGTCGCCGGAAGACGGCGAGAGTCAGAACGAATCGGAGGAAAACAGCGGTGACGACGAAAGCGACGGAAGCAGCGGAGACGGCGAGACCGACGGAAACAGTAGCGACGACGGCGGCATTCTGTGAGTCGCGGCTGAGAACGGCGGAAACCGCGTTTCGGTCGAACCCGACACCCCTTTACTCGAGCCCTGAATACGGATCGGTATGTTCCTAGCCTTGCGCGAATCGGTCGAAGACGCCCTCGAGGGGGCGCTTTCGGCCCGCGGGTTCCCGACCGGGGATCTCGGCATCGAAGAGCCGCCCGAAGACGTCGACAGCGTGCTCGCCTCGAGCGTCGCCTTTCGACTGGCCGGCGAAGCGGGGGCACCGCCGCCGCAGGTCGCCCAGCAACTGGCAGAGGAGATCGACACCGACGAACTGCCCTACGTCGACCGCGTCGAAACGCAGGGACCGTATCTGAACTTCCTCCCGAACGAGGCCTACGTCGAGGCGACCGTTGAACGGGCGGCCGAACCGACCTACGGCCACCTCAAGGACCGCAAGGAATCCGTCGTCATCGAGCACACGAGCGCGAACCCGACGGGGCCGGTCCACGTCGGCCGCGCCCGAAACCCGATCATCGGCGACGCGGTCTCGAACCTCCTCGCGACGGCGGGCTACGACGTCGACCGCCACTACTACGTCAACGACGCGGGTCGACAGATGGCCGTCTTCACGTGGGCCTACGAAACCTTCGACGAGGACGACCTCGAGACCGAACCCGAACGCGACCGCATCGAGTACGATCTGGTGCGATACTACCGCAAGGGCAATGCCTACCTCGAGAGCGCGCCCGAAGCCGAGGTCGAAGCCGCCGAGGCCGAAATCGAGTCGATCATGCAGGGACTCGAAGCGGGCGATGAGGCGGCCTACGAGCGCGTCACCGAGGTCGTCGATCAGGTGCTCTCGGGGATGAAAGCGTGTCTCGCCCGACTGCCCGCCGAATTCGACGAGTTCGTCAAGGAGACGCGGTTCATGAAAGACGGCTCGACCGACGACGTCGTCGCCCGGCTCAAGGAACTCGACGGCGCGGTCTACGAGGAGGATGCCTGGCAACTCGAGCTCGACGAGCAGGGCATCGACAAGAATCTCGTCTTCCTGCGCTCGGACGGAACCTCGCTGTACCCGACGCGGGATCTGGCCCACCACGAGTGGAAACTCGAGAACTACGACCGGGCCGTGACCGTGCTGGGCGAGGACCACAAACTGCAGGCCAGCCAGATCCGGACGACCCTCGAGTTGCTCGGGACCGACACGGACGACCTTCGCCAGGTGCTTTACTCCTACGTCAACCTTCCCGAGGGGAAGATGTCAACCCGGCGCGGGACCGGCGTCGACCTCGACGATCTGCTCGACGAGGCCATCTCGCGCGCACGCGACGAAGTCGAGTCCCGTCTCGACGATCGCATCCGCGACGACGACTTAGACGACGACGACATCGAGCGCATCGCTCATCAGGTCGGTATCGGCGCGGTTCGCTACGATATCGTCTCGAAGCAGCCGACCAAGGCGATCACCTTCGAGTGGGAACAGGCCCTCGACTTCGAAGCCCAGTCGGCACCCTACGTCCAGTACGTCCACGCGCGC contains the following coding sequences:
- a CDS encoding succinylglutamate desuccinylase/aspartoacylase family protein, whose protein sequence is MTTTLGTASAEPGEIDTGRLEVGETRDGSPFGLPVAVVNGAGTGKTLYMQAASDGDELNGVGVLTRVVPRLDPAEISGTILIVGIVNYHAFQVAEHRNPIDDTKMNRAYPGSENGTSSERIAHATFDVAKRADVILDLHQGSTSRMIDEVRVRCGKRHRMHEECLELAKAFGCGYVLDQKGPDGQLARAAPDEGIPTVDPELGGCVGWDETSVQKGTEGVFNVLRYYDFLSESHDLNRQIRASSFEQYGSPVGGVVTIEKELGQQVRAGETLFEVTTVFGETKAEITADSDGVLWRARRLPQVATGEYVCSVGTDVDSY
- a CDS encoding MBL fold metallo-hydrolase, producing MVTTLSADRLAELQDGDEEYVLLDTRPEESFESWHVAGAINFPFGPEEDLDGRLEELEGVVDGTERVLTVCAKGISSGNLATQLESATDEYEVAAIEGGMKGWSRVYDRARVSAGDSVELVQVQRRAKGCLSYLVGCPETGDAVVVDPTADTDEFAVAAEEAGLSIVGVIDTHVHADHVSGGPELADRLEVPYYLGERVADRGVEVEYTPLERNEVLEVGTLGLKALETPGHTSEMLSILIDDRALLTADTLHVDSTGRTELEFNEDEGETGARMLYESLHRTVLAEPESIVVCPGHVTVTADGEFDHGSPGEPIETTIGDARTGIDILDLEEDAFVDRMADAGEKPSNYEEIIGHNRGISEELESEDRLELELGPNNCSA
- a CDS encoding DUF6517 family protein, yielding MNRRSLLAGTAALGVTSVAGCLGTFGMDEHEASPASVDESARQETDYEQTGVTEDTIEQSVGLAIFSQDVSVTNYITEHEKPVTVGPLTMDGGGGFLVVTTPQASVLGQELNPVSDMSPKELIERIEGNYAGMKNVTHQEDENVTILEQETTQSRFTAESSYNGTSVEVSIHISEAVETDEDHLVTVGIYPNERRDEEEPNIISLMESVSEASPEDGESQNESEENSGDDESDGSSGDGETDGNSSDDGGIL
- the katG gene encoding catalase/peroxidase HPI — translated: MQESDRDWWPDALNLDILDQNAQQTDPMGEAFDYAEAFEKLDYEAVKADLEELMTDSQEWWPADYGHYGPLFIRMAWHSAGTYRTSDGRGGASGGRQRLAPLNSWPDNANLDKARRLLWPVKQKYGQKLSWADLIVLAGNVALESMGFETYGFAGGREDDYAPDDAVDWGPEDEMEGASPERFDEDGALRDPLGNTVMGLIYVNPEGPNGEPDPDASAKNIRQTFSHMAMSDEETVALIAGGHTFGKVHGAAEADEHVGLEPEAAPIEEQGLGWKNEYGSGKGADTITGGIEGPWNTTPTQWDMGYVDSLLDYTWWPEKGPGGAWQWTTQNGELDESAPGVEEPSAKEDVMMLTTDIALKRDPDFREVLEHFQEDPAAFQRTFAKAWYKLIHRDMGPSERFLGPEVPDEELIWQDPLPDADYDLIGDAEIDDLKERVLAADLTRTQLVKTAWAAASTYRDSDKRGGANGARIRLEPQRSWEVNEPDELETVLSTLEEIQTEFNDSRSDDVRVSLADLIVLGGNAAVEQAASDAGYDVEVPFEPGRTDATEAQTDVESFEALKPDADGFRNYLSDEARNSAEDELVDKADLLDLTPDEMTALVGGMRALGATYSDHGVFTDEPGTLTNDFFETVLSMDYEWEPVSEDCEVFELRDRETGEVAWTGTRVDLIFGSNSRLRAIAEVYGAEDGEAKLVSDFVDAWHGVMAADRFDLE
- a CDS encoding threonine synthase → MTADLLCPDCETVYEAGPDEPWRCDCGHALEIREEPALADAIDSPPTVDASAGLWSFADLLPVEKRVTLQEGLTPLVDADRWNASFKLEYVSPTGSFKDRGATTTLSRAVELGVETVIEDSSGNAGAAIATYAARAGLEAEIYVPADVKPAKLRAIERAGARAIEVTGSRQDVTEACLEAVAVGDGWYASHSWNPAFYAGTMTFAFEIAAQRDWEVPDAVVLPVGHGTLFLGAYRGFSRLVDAGITDEIPRLLGVQASGCAPVVQRLEGDTSGAETDDATESGDATETAATLADGIRIAEPAREDELLEAIEASDGDAIAVGDETIETTLESLQASGFNVEPTSAVAPAGLSRYRERGIVEPDDDVVVPLTGSGLKYS